Proteins from one Strix uralensis isolate ZFMK-TIS-50842 chromosome 14, bStrUra1, whole genome shotgun sequence genomic window:
- the SH3TC2 gene encoding SH3 domain and tetratricopeptide repeat-containing protein 2 isoform X4 — translation MASGKAGASEPNNPTAKAAEGSPDTSLVLLTVGEGFPPEISLFFSVESRSSRCLNSQLQEAARKKMWALESDNRDVCALFKELSARLVCMQAQEDRFILTFKTLEEVWKFSTYLTLGYVGSCLEQLLFDQECWLNCALMEDTEIRVTVDEDRLATIYMGLLLQEGNFFSRAVPGVWQLEREGEEGLQLCKNELIHVKNVGEESKWEGMSLLTGQRGLVPVTALEPIPHPFYQWFLKNYAVNFGISQEISGTTSQPIVKGRCTATEDHRGAAWDELSFSKGDSIEVIGFFIPGLPWFVGKSISSGSIGFVPTQYISLEACEPLGKGLVFLSEEEKSPFLHIPCNGGEQHFTTLLSDLARTDITSVYRLDGFEPTAMFPKVPSEAVLRGCKDIQLSHSWEEINDLATTSTSELSSPGSESAPAMLEDVLLEKLDDFDDPKFFIDLNAGHMEDADVFDPILTFLNQDSYVPRFQSLYDLSFSFLNSTFYGFSDEDELVLYLEMSRNWAKRTHSVWAHVRLCFLLGKLCIKKVKFSQARVYFEEAMSILDRGFGDLPLLTALHVNLASIYLKQNMKHKFSSLLGKTVALLVCLPGRSFSSENELEVMMYVLREAIAVGNAPLEARVCFLIVKLFLQLGKNDEVLPFTEHLQCLTTTLLSPDTSSMPLDATPILSYLYDKKYLPNIALASARLFVPSGVKGTLTPIWRAGFILQNTSKLLGSQLERSSIPALACFYLKQALHFSCETRAVPIQRMLCAILSRMYLQHGVLHGAVRYAAMAVTLSRLIGEEEAFESSLSLGWMYLLHSQPGPAADIMGQLLRSLHGTDSMTQGGAVHNLLAIALKGEGQVQKAAENYLRALHKAKETGNKRNQAIALANLGQLSLSHGASQLSELYLLQSAQLYAELQGSEDLEMELVRVLLWLAQAMVNRERMEDAKLCYELALVFALKWHNVRSQLHIIESLCHFYSKVSPSLQACITYHEHWVSLAQQLQDRELEGNVRQTLSQLYQALGTSGALRQSLDCTKQSLRIFIDLEETVKAAEAWLQAGRLYYLMQEDELVEMYFQAAVQTALKRENFSLAMDLYEKAGDTFFNGSRNRDRAVEFYRGGAVPLARKLQATKTELRLFNKLAELQIRLQGYEKALEFATLAARLSIRVGDQLQELVAFHRLATVYYFLHMYEMAEDCYLKTLALRPPLLQCSGEALYYCKVYCHLGNLTLHKLKDEQDAAAYFLLALAAATELGDQKLQDLIHAKLDDIPSASRVLEGTPGSATHRSRWLTEGGHVV, via the exons AGATTTCGCTCTTCTTCTCCGTTGAGAGCCGCTCCTCCCGGTGCCTCAATTCCCAGCTCCAGGAAGCAGCCAGAAAGAAGATGTGGGCCCTGGAGAGTGACAACAGAGATGTCTGTGCCCTGTTCAAG GAGCTGTCAGCCAGGCTGGTCTGTATGCAAGCACAGGAGGATCGGTTCATCCTCACCTTCAAAACCCTAGAAGAAGTCTGGAAGTTTTCCACGTATCTGACTTTAG GGTACGTGGGCAGCTGCCTGGAGCAGCTTCTCTTTGACCAGGAGTGCTGGCTGAACTGTGCTCTGATGGAGGACACAGAGATCAGAGTCACTGTGGATGAAGATCGCTTGGCCACCATATATATGGGTCTGCTACTCCAGGAAG GTAACTTTTTTTCCAGGGCGGTGCCCGGTGTCTGGCAGCTGGAACGGGAGGGAGAGGAAGGCCTGCAGCTCTGCAAGAATGAGCTGATCCATGTGAAGAATGTTGGAGAGGAGTCCAAGTGGGAAGGGATGTCTTTACTGACAGGTCAACGAGGCCTGGTGCCTGTGACAGCTCTAGAGCCAATACCTCACCCATTTTACCA GTGGTTCCTGAAGAACTATGCTGTGAATTTTGGCATCTCCCAGGAGATCAGTGGGACAACCTCTCAGCCAATTG TCAAAGGCAGGTGCACAGCCACAGAGGACCACAGAGGAGCAGCATGGGATGAACTGAGTTTCTCCAAAGGAGATAGCATAGAAGTCATCGGCTTCTTCATTCCAGGACTCCCGTGGTTTGTGGGCAAATCCATCAGCAGTGGGAGCATCGGCTTTGTCCCAACCCAGTACATAAGTCTGGAGGCTTGTGAACCTCT GGGAAAAGGCCTGGTGTTTctgagtgaagaagaaaaatcccCTTTCCTACATATCCCCTGCAATGGTGGCGAGCAGCACTTCACCACTCTCCTCAGTGACCTGGCACGTACTGACATCACCTCTGTGTACCGGCTGG ATGGTTTTGAACCTACAGCCATGTTCCCAAAAGTGCCATCAG AGGCTGTTCTCCGTGGCTGTAAAGATATCCAGCTGTCCCACTCTTGGGAGGAAATAAATGACTTGGCTACAACTAGCACCTCTGAGCTGTCTAGCCCAGGGAGTGAATCAGCCCCTGCTATGTTGGAAGATGTCCTCCTGGAGAAGTTGGATGATTTTGATGATCCCAAGTTCTTTATTGACCTGAATGCTGGACACATGGAAGATGCTGATGTCTTTGACCCCATATTAACCTTCCTTAATCAAGACAGTTATGTGCCCCGTTTTCAAAGCCTCTATgatctcagtttttcctttctcaacTCCACTTTTTATGGTTTCTCTGATGAGGATGAACTGGTCTTGTACCTTGAGATGTCCAGGAACTGGGCCAAGAGGACTCATTCAGTTTGGGCTCATGTCAGGCTCTGTTTCCTCTTGGGTAAGCTCTGCATTAAAAAGGTCAAGTTCTCCCAGGCTCGAGTCTACTTTGAGGAAGCCATGAGCATCCTGGACAGGGGTTTTGGGGACCTGCCCCTGTTGACTGCATTGCATGTGAACCTTGCCTCCATCTACTTGAAACAGAACATGAAGCACAAGTTCTCCTCCCTGCTGGGAAAAACAGTGGCCTTGCTTGTCTGCTTGCCTGGCCGCTCTTTCAGCTCTGAGAACGAACTGGAAGTCATGATGTATGTCCTGAGGGAAGCCATTGCTGTGGGTAATGCTCCCTTGGAGGCACGGGTCTGCTTCCTTATTGTCAAGCTCTTCCTACAACTTGGCAAAAACGATGAAGTGCTGCCCTTTACCGAGCATCTTCAATGTCTCACCACCACTTTACTCAGTCCAGACACTAGTTCCATGCCACTGGATGCCACCCCCATCTTGAGCTACCTGTATGACAAGAAGTACTTGCCAAATATTGCTCTCGCCTCTGCCAGGTTGTTTGTTCCCAGTGGCGTCAAGGGGACACTGACACCCATTTGGAGAGCTGGCTTCATCCTCCAAAATACTTCCAAACTCCTGGGAAGccagctggagaggagcagcaTCCCAGCACTGGCTTGTTTCTATCTCAAGCAAGCACTGCATTTTTCCTGTGAGACCAGAGCTGTGCCCATCCAGAGGATGCTGTGTGCCATCTTGTCCAGGATGTACCTCCAGCACGGTGTGTTGCATGGGGCAGTTCGTTATGCAGCCATGGCCGTAACCCTCAGCAGACTGATCGGCGAGGAGGAGGCTTTCGAGTCTTCTCTCTCTTTGGGGTGGATGTATCTCCTGCACAGCCAGCCGGGCCCAGCTGCAGACATCATGGGGCAGCTCTTGCGCTCTCTGCATGGGACAGACAGTATGACTCAGGGTGGAGCTGTGCACAATCTCCTGGCCATTGCCCTCAAAGGAGAAGGGCAGGTGCAAAAGGCTGCAGAGAACTACCTCCGGGCCCTGCACAAAGCCAAGGAGACTGGGAACAAGAGGAACCAGGCTATCGCCCTGGCTAACTTGGGGCAGCTGAGCCTCTCGCACGGGGCAAGTCAGCTCTCTGAGCTCTACCTGCTCCAGTCAGCTCAGCTCTATGCTGAGCTCCAGGGCAGTGAAGACCTGGAGATGGAGTTGGTGCGAGTGCTGCTGTGGCTAGCGCAGGCCATGGTGAACAGGGAGAGGATGGAAGATGCCAAACTCTGTTATGAATTGGCGTTGGTTTTTGCCCTGAAGTGGCATAACGTGAGGA GTCAGCTTCACATCATTGAGTCTCTCTGCCATTTCTACAGCAAAGTGTCCCCCAGTCTCCAGGCCTGCATCACCTACCATGAGCACTGGGTATCTCTGGCACAACAGCTGCAGGACAGAGAGCTGGAAGGCAATGTCCGGCAGACCCTCAGCCAGCTCTACCAGGCTTTGGGCACATCTGG AGCTTTGAGACAGTCCCTGGACTGCACCAAACAGAGTCTAAGGATCTTCATCGACCTTGAGGAGACTGTGAAAGCAGCAGaggcctggctgcaggcaggaaggCTCTATTATCTTATGCAGGAAGATGAGCTGGTGGAAATGTACTTTCAG gcAGCTGTTCAGACTGCTCTGAAACGGGAGAACTTCTCCTTGGCCATGGATCTTTATGAAAAAGCAGGTGATACCTTTTTTAATGGCAGCCGAAACAGAGATCGAGCGGTGGAGTTTTATAGG GGAGGTGCTGTGCCCTTGgccaggaaactacaggccacTAAGACAGAGCTACGGCTGTTCAATAAGCTGGCAGAGCTTCAGATCAGGCTGCAGGGCTACGAGAAGGCGCTGGAGTTTGCCACACTGGCAGCCAGACTGAGCATCAGGGTCG GAGATCAATTGCAAGAGCTGGTTGCATTCCACCGCCTGGCTACAGTCTACTATTTTCTGCATATGTATGAGATGGCAGAAGATTGCTACCTGAAGACGCTTGCCTTGCGTCCCCCCTTGTTGCAGTGCTCTGGAGAGGCCCTGTACTACTGCAAGGTGTATTGCCACCTCGGCAACCTGACCCTGCACAAACTGAAG GATGAACAGGATGCAGCAGCCTACTTCCTCTTGGCCCTCGCCGCAGCGACGGAGCTGGGAGACCAGAAGCTGCAAGATCTCATTCACGCCAAGTTGGATGACATCCCCAGTGCCTCACGGGTGCTCGAGGGCACACCGGGCTCTGCCACACACCGGTCCAGGTGGCTGACTGAAGGTGGCCATGTCGTCTGA
- the SH3TC2 gene encoding SH3 domain and tetratricopeptide repeat-containing protein 2 isoform X5 yields MWALESDNRDVCALFKELSARLVCMQAQEDRFILTFKTLEEVWKFSTYLTLGYVGSCLEQLLFDQECWLNCALMEDTEIRVTVDEDRLATIYMGLLLQEGNFFSRAVPGVWQLEREGEEGLQLCKNELIHVKNVGEESKWEGMSLLTGQRGLVPVTALEPIPHPFYQWFLKNYAVNFGISQEISGTTSQPIVKGRCTATEDHRGAAWDELSFSKGDSIEVIGFFIPGLPWFVGKSISSGSIGFVPTQYISLEACEPLGKGLVFLSEEEKSPFLHIPCNGGEQHFTTLLSDLARTDITSVYRLDGFEPTAMFPKVPSEAVLRGCKDIQLSHSWEEINDLATTSTSELSSPGSESAPAMLEDVLLEKLDDFDDPKFFIDLNAGHMEDADVFDPILTFLNQDSYVPRFQSLYDLSFSFLNSTFYGFSDEDELVLYLEMSRNWAKRTHSVWAHVRLCFLLGKLCIKKVKFSQARVYFEEAMSILDRGFGDLPLLTALHVNLASIYLKQNMKHKFSSLLGKTVALLVCLPGRSFSSENELEVMMYVLREAIAVGNAPLEARVCFLIVKLFLQLGKNDEVLPFTEHLQCLTTTLLSPDTSSMPLDATPILSYLYDKKYLPNIALASARLFVPSGVKGTLTPIWRAGFILQNTSKLLGSQLERSSIPALACFYLKQALHFSCETRAVPIQRMLCAILSRMYLQHGVLHGAVRYAAMAVTLSRLIGEEEAFESSLSLGWMYLLHSQPGPAADIMGQLLRSLHGTDSMTQGGAVHNLLAIALKGEGQVQKAAENYLRALHKAKETGNKRNQAIALANLGQLSLSHGASQLSELYLLQSAQLYAELQGSEDLEMELVRVLLWLAQAMVNRERMEDAKLCYELALVFALKWHNVRSQLHIIESLCHFYSKVSPSLQACITYHEHWVSLAQQLQDRELEGNVRQTLSQLYQALGTSGALRQSLDCTKQSLRIFIDLEETVKAAEAWLQAGRLYYLMQEDELVEMYFQAAVQTALKRENFSLAMDLYEKAGDTFFNGSRNRDRAVEFYRGGAVPLARKLQATKTELRLFNKLAELQIRLQGYEKALEFATLAARLSIRVGDQLQELVAFHRLATVYYFLHMYEMAEDCYLKTLALRPPLLQCSGEALYYCKVYCHLGNLTLHKLKDEQDAAAYFLLALAAATELGDQKLQDLIHAKLDDIPSASRVLEGTPGSATHRSRWLTEGGHVV; encoded by the exons ATGTGGGCCCTGGAGAGTGACAACAGAGATGTCTGTGCCCTGTTCAAG GAGCTGTCAGCCAGGCTGGTCTGTATGCAAGCACAGGAGGATCGGTTCATCCTCACCTTCAAAACCCTAGAAGAAGTCTGGAAGTTTTCCACGTATCTGACTTTAG GGTACGTGGGCAGCTGCCTGGAGCAGCTTCTCTTTGACCAGGAGTGCTGGCTGAACTGTGCTCTGATGGAGGACACAGAGATCAGAGTCACTGTGGATGAAGATCGCTTGGCCACCATATATATGGGTCTGCTACTCCAGGAAG GTAACTTTTTTTCCAGGGCGGTGCCCGGTGTCTGGCAGCTGGAACGGGAGGGAGAGGAAGGCCTGCAGCTCTGCAAGAATGAGCTGATCCATGTGAAGAATGTTGGAGAGGAGTCCAAGTGGGAAGGGATGTCTTTACTGACAGGTCAACGAGGCCTGGTGCCTGTGACAGCTCTAGAGCCAATACCTCACCCATTTTACCA GTGGTTCCTGAAGAACTATGCTGTGAATTTTGGCATCTCCCAGGAGATCAGTGGGACAACCTCTCAGCCAATTG TCAAAGGCAGGTGCACAGCCACAGAGGACCACAGAGGAGCAGCATGGGATGAACTGAGTTTCTCCAAAGGAGATAGCATAGAAGTCATCGGCTTCTTCATTCCAGGACTCCCGTGGTTTGTGGGCAAATCCATCAGCAGTGGGAGCATCGGCTTTGTCCCAACCCAGTACATAAGTCTGGAGGCTTGTGAACCTCT GGGAAAAGGCCTGGTGTTTctgagtgaagaagaaaaatcccCTTTCCTACATATCCCCTGCAATGGTGGCGAGCAGCACTTCACCACTCTCCTCAGTGACCTGGCACGTACTGACATCACCTCTGTGTACCGGCTGG ATGGTTTTGAACCTACAGCCATGTTCCCAAAAGTGCCATCAG AGGCTGTTCTCCGTGGCTGTAAAGATATCCAGCTGTCCCACTCTTGGGAGGAAATAAATGACTTGGCTACAACTAGCACCTCTGAGCTGTCTAGCCCAGGGAGTGAATCAGCCCCTGCTATGTTGGAAGATGTCCTCCTGGAGAAGTTGGATGATTTTGATGATCCCAAGTTCTTTATTGACCTGAATGCTGGACACATGGAAGATGCTGATGTCTTTGACCCCATATTAACCTTCCTTAATCAAGACAGTTATGTGCCCCGTTTTCAAAGCCTCTATgatctcagtttttcctttctcaacTCCACTTTTTATGGTTTCTCTGATGAGGATGAACTGGTCTTGTACCTTGAGATGTCCAGGAACTGGGCCAAGAGGACTCATTCAGTTTGGGCTCATGTCAGGCTCTGTTTCCTCTTGGGTAAGCTCTGCATTAAAAAGGTCAAGTTCTCCCAGGCTCGAGTCTACTTTGAGGAAGCCATGAGCATCCTGGACAGGGGTTTTGGGGACCTGCCCCTGTTGACTGCATTGCATGTGAACCTTGCCTCCATCTACTTGAAACAGAACATGAAGCACAAGTTCTCCTCCCTGCTGGGAAAAACAGTGGCCTTGCTTGTCTGCTTGCCTGGCCGCTCTTTCAGCTCTGAGAACGAACTGGAAGTCATGATGTATGTCCTGAGGGAAGCCATTGCTGTGGGTAATGCTCCCTTGGAGGCACGGGTCTGCTTCCTTATTGTCAAGCTCTTCCTACAACTTGGCAAAAACGATGAAGTGCTGCCCTTTACCGAGCATCTTCAATGTCTCACCACCACTTTACTCAGTCCAGACACTAGTTCCATGCCACTGGATGCCACCCCCATCTTGAGCTACCTGTATGACAAGAAGTACTTGCCAAATATTGCTCTCGCCTCTGCCAGGTTGTTTGTTCCCAGTGGCGTCAAGGGGACACTGACACCCATTTGGAGAGCTGGCTTCATCCTCCAAAATACTTCCAAACTCCTGGGAAGccagctggagaggagcagcaTCCCAGCACTGGCTTGTTTCTATCTCAAGCAAGCACTGCATTTTTCCTGTGAGACCAGAGCTGTGCCCATCCAGAGGATGCTGTGTGCCATCTTGTCCAGGATGTACCTCCAGCACGGTGTGTTGCATGGGGCAGTTCGTTATGCAGCCATGGCCGTAACCCTCAGCAGACTGATCGGCGAGGAGGAGGCTTTCGAGTCTTCTCTCTCTTTGGGGTGGATGTATCTCCTGCACAGCCAGCCGGGCCCAGCTGCAGACATCATGGGGCAGCTCTTGCGCTCTCTGCATGGGACAGACAGTATGACTCAGGGTGGAGCTGTGCACAATCTCCTGGCCATTGCCCTCAAAGGAGAAGGGCAGGTGCAAAAGGCTGCAGAGAACTACCTCCGGGCCCTGCACAAAGCCAAGGAGACTGGGAACAAGAGGAACCAGGCTATCGCCCTGGCTAACTTGGGGCAGCTGAGCCTCTCGCACGGGGCAAGTCAGCTCTCTGAGCTCTACCTGCTCCAGTCAGCTCAGCTCTATGCTGAGCTCCAGGGCAGTGAAGACCTGGAGATGGAGTTGGTGCGAGTGCTGCTGTGGCTAGCGCAGGCCATGGTGAACAGGGAGAGGATGGAAGATGCCAAACTCTGTTATGAATTGGCGTTGGTTTTTGCCCTGAAGTGGCATAACGTGAGGA GTCAGCTTCACATCATTGAGTCTCTCTGCCATTTCTACAGCAAAGTGTCCCCCAGTCTCCAGGCCTGCATCACCTACCATGAGCACTGGGTATCTCTGGCACAACAGCTGCAGGACAGAGAGCTGGAAGGCAATGTCCGGCAGACCCTCAGCCAGCTCTACCAGGCTTTGGGCACATCTGG AGCTTTGAGACAGTCCCTGGACTGCACCAAACAGAGTCTAAGGATCTTCATCGACCTTGAGGAGACTGTGAAAGCAGCAGaggcctggctgcaggcaggaaggCTCTATTATCTTATGCAGGAAGATGAGCTGGTGGAAATGTACTTTCAG gcAGCTGTTCAGACTGCTCTGAAACGGGAGAACTTCTCCTTGGCCATGGATCTTTATGAAAAAGCAGGTGATACCTTTTTTAATGGCAGCCGAAACAGAGATCGAGCGGTGGAGTTTTATAGG GGAGGTGCTGTGCCCTTGgccaggaaactacaggccacTAAGACAGAGCTACGGCTGTTCAATAAGCTGGCAGAGCTTCAGATCAGGCTGCAGGGCTACGAGAAGGCGCTGGAGTTTGCCACACTGGCAGCCAGACTGAGCATCAGGGTCG GAGATCAATTGCAAGAGCTGGTTGCATTCCACCGCCTGGCTACAGTCTACTATTTTCTGCATATGTATGAGATGGCAGAAGATTGCTACCTGAAGACGCTTGCCTTGCGTCCCCCCTTGTTGCAGTGCTCTGGAGAGGCCCTGTACTACTGCAAGGTGTATTGCCACCTCGGCAACCTGACCCTGCACAAACTGAAG GATGAACAGGATGCAGCAGCCTACTTCCTCTTGGCCCTCGCCGCAGCGACGGAGCTGGGAGACCAGAAGCTGCAAGATCTCATTCACGCCAAGTTGGATGACATCCCCAGTGCCTCACGGGTGCTCGAGGGCACACCGGGCTCTGCCACACACCGGTCCAGGTGGCTGACTGAAGGTGGCCATGTCGTCTGA